A single region of the Silene latifolia isolate original U9 population chromosome 8, ASM4854445v1, whole genome shotgun sequence genome encodes:
- the LOC141594638 gene encoding protein neprosin-like, whose product MTNDVCIYLLVVAILFSNVLLGDGRQFGGLKGILKTIKTEDGEVIDCVDIYKQPAFSHPLLLNHTIQLEPSFSTSSLRSQDVIIQSWHNNGECPQGSIPIVRNLQANSRPVFPKKFPPFSSAHAQQNDDENLNFQHQWALVSANRDGQIQGGHAKINNWKPFVNAKGGSMSQIWIAAESGVLLIVAPSTASSDPKIFIYWTNDNYNRTGCYNLDCPGFVQTSRSLALGAKLGKISTYHGAQFDIEYNVRKDRNSKNW is encoded by the exons ATGACGAACGATGTTTGCATCTACTTACTTGTAGTAGCTATATTATTTTCGAACGTTTTGTTAGGTGATGGGAGGCAATTTGGAGGTTTGAAGGGTATTCTTAAAACAATAAAG ACTGAAGATGGTGAAGTGATAGATTGTGTGGACATATATAAGCAGCCTGCTTTTTCACATCCACTTCTTCTTAATCATACCATTCAG CTTGAACCAAGTTTCAGTACAAGTAGTTTGAGATCACAAGATGTCATAATACAATCATGGCATAACAATGGTGAATGTCCACAAGGTTCAATTCCTATTGTAAGAAATCTACAGGCAAATAGTAGGCCTGTTTTCCCAAAAAAATTTCCACCTTTTTCATCTGCACATGCGCAACAAAACGACGATGAAAATCTAAATTTTCAACATCAG TGGGCTCTAGTGAGTGCCAATCGAGATGGACAAATACAAGGAGGACATGCAAAAATTAATAATTGGAAACCTTTCGTCAATGCGAAGGGTGGAAGTATGTCACAAATATGGATTGCAGCAGAAAGTGGTGTGCTACTGATC GTGGCTCCATCTACTGCTTCAAGTGatccaaaaatatttatttactGGACC AATGACAATTACAACCGTACGGGATGCTATAATTTAGATTGTCCAGGGTTCGTACAAACTAGCCGTTCCTTGGCACTCGGCGCGAAATTGGGGAAAATTTCTACTTATCATGGTGCACAATTTGATATCGAGTACAATGTGCGAAAG GACCGTAACTCAAAGAATTGGTGA
- the LOC141594637 gene encoding protein neprosin-like → MSKNADVIGWGGEVVDTADYKTPTQMGNGRTSTGASYVKQIKFYVDDDETPVITPAADDLDILETQGNCYSVSENDGDELVVFYGGPGLVVAILFSSALLGDGRQFGGLKTILKTIKTEDGEVIDCVNILKQPAFSHPLLLNHTIQLEPSFNAITNCFRSRGDLLIQSWHKYGQCPDGSIPIVRKLMQGNNNRPIFPKQFPPFSSADMLQNNNDANYQHQWALVSADRDGQIQGGHAKINNWRPFVNQEGGSMSQIWIAASSGDNDRETIEVGWMVAPSTGSSDSKIFIYWTNDNYQSTGCYNLDCPGFVQTSNTLAIGAKLANISTYGGAQFDIEYDVRKDPKSKNWWLTINGQTQGYWPAKLFKKMSKNADVIAWGGEVVDSVDYKNPTHMGNGRTTEENPSYVKQLKFYVDDEDAPEVTPAADDLSILETQGNCYAVSENDGDELVVFYGGPGCPE, encoded by the exons ATGTCGAAAAATGCTGATGTTATCGGATGGGGAGGTGAAGTAGTCGACACCGCGGACTACAAGACTCCTACACAAATGGGGAACGGACGTACAAGTACTGGTGCAAGTTACGTGAAACAAATTAAGTTCTACGTTGATGATGATGAAACTCCTGTAATTACTCCAGCCGCGGATGATCTTGATATTCTCGAAACTCAAGGAAATTGCTATTCTGTGTCCGAAAATGATGGCGATGAGCTAGTCGTCTTCTATGGCGGCCCTGGAT tagtagtagCTATATTATTTTCGAGCGCTTTGTTAGGTGATGGGAGGCAATTTGGAGGTTTGAAGACTATTCTTAAAACAATAAAG ACCGAAGATGGTGAGGTGATTGATTGTGTCAACATACTTAAGCAGCCTGCTTTTTCACATCCACTTCTTCTCAATCATACTATTCAG CTTGAACCCAGTTTCAATGCAATTACAAATTGTTTTAGATCACGAGGTGACTTACTAATACAGTCTTGGCATAAGTATGGGCAATGTCCAGATGGTTCAATTcctattgtaagaaaactcatgCAGGGAAATAATAATAGGCCTATTTTCCCTAAACAATTTCCACCTTTTTCATCTGCTGATATGCTACAAAATAATAATGATGCAAATTATCAACATCAG TGGGCTCTAGTGAGCGCGGATCGAGACGGACAAATACAAGGAGGACATGCAAAAATTAACAATTGGAGGCCTTTCGTTAATCAGGAAGGAGGAAGTATGTCACAAATATGGATTGCAGCATCAAGCGGCGATAATGATCGTGAAACGATTGAGGTTGGCTGGATG GTGGCTCCATCTACTGGTTCTAGTGATTCGAAAATCTTTATTTATTGGACG aaTGATAATTACCAAAGCACGGGTTGCTATAATTTAGATTGTCCTGGGTTCGTACAAACTAGCAATACGTTAGCAATTGGTGCAAAATTGGCAAATATTTCTACTTATGGTGGAGCTCAATTTGATATCGAATACGATGTGCGAAAG GATCCGAAGTCAAAGAATTGGTGGTTAACAATAAATGGACAAACACAAGGATATTGGCCAGCAAAACTGTTCAAAAAGATGTCGAAAAATGCCGATGTTATAGCATGGGGTGGTGAAGTAGTCGACAGCGTCGACTACAAGAATCCTACACATATGGGAAATGGTCGAACAACTGAAGAAAATCCTAGTTATGTGAAACAACTAAAGTTCTACGTCGATGATGAAGACGCTCCTGAAGTTACTCCGGCTGCAGATGATCTTAGCATTCTCGAAACTCAAGGGAATTGTTATGCTGTATCTGAAAACGATGGCGATGAGCTAGTCGTCTTCTATGGTGGCCCTGGATGTCCCGAATAG